One window of Methanothermobacter tenebrarum genomic DNA carries:
- the radA gene encoding DNA repair and recombination protein RadA: MVELEDLPNVGSKTAQKLREAGFGDMMRLATATAKELSVKADIGEGVAEKIIEAARKAEKIDFETALDVMERRKDIGRITTGSKALDELIGGGIETQAITEVFGEYGSGKSQLAHELVVTVQLPEDRGGLNGEAVFIDTENTFRPERVEQIANAFELNIEEVMEKIYIARAFNSSHQILMAEKVNELIQEGKDIRLVIVDSLTSHFRAEYVGRESLATRQQKLNQHLHTLQNIANTYNAAIFVTNQVQARPDAFFGSPTKAIGGHVLGHAATYRIWLKKGLAGKRIARLVDSPHLPEGECVFKITNDGIVD; the protein is encoded by the coding sequence ATGGTTGAACTCGAGGATCTCCCAAATGTAGGGTCCAAGACGGCTCAAAAGCTTAGAGAAGCAGGATTTGGGGACATGATGCGTCTTGCAACAGCCACGGCCAAGGAATTATCCGTTAAAGCGGATATAGGTGAAGGGGTGGCTGAGAAGATAATAGAAGCAGCTAGAAAAGCCGAGAAGATAGACTTTGAAACAGCGCTTGATGTAATGGAAAGGCGTAAAGACATTGGAAGGATAACCACGGGTAGCAAGGCGTTAGATGAGCTTATAGGCGGTGGAATAGAAACACAGGCCATAACAGAGGTGTTCGGAGAATACGGGTCTGGTAAGAGCCAATTAGCCCATGAACTCGTTGTTACAGTCCAACTACCCGAGGATAGGGGTGGTTTAAATGGTGAGGCAGTATTTATAGACACGGAGAACACGTTCAGACCGGAAAGGGTTGAACAGATAGCTAACGCCTTCGAACTTAACATCGAGGAGGTCATGGAGAAGATATACATTGCAAGGGCTTTTAATTCAAGTCATCAGATTCTCATGGCTGAGAAGGTGAATGAGTTAATCCAGGAGGGTAAGGATATAAGACTTGTCATAGTGGATTCGCTCACATCCCATTTCAGGGCGGAATATGTGGGGAGAGAATCCCTTGCAACAAGACAACAAAAGTTAAACCAGCACTTGCATACATTACAGAATATTGCCAATACTTACAATGCAGCCATCTTCGTAACCAATCAGGTCCAGGCTCGACCTGATGCTTTCTTCGGGAGCCCGACAAAGGCCATAGGAGGTCACGTGCTTGGACACGCGGCAACTTACCGTATATGGTTGAAGAAGGGGTTAGCTGGCAAGAGGATAGCGAGGCTAGTTGACAGCCCACACCTACCAGAGGGTGAGTGCGTCTTTAAAATAACCAATGATGGTATAGTAGACTAA
- a CDS encoding OB-fold nucleic acid binding domain-containing protein produces MKREILDEYEKIKDKISKEEFLKQLEERKKEYDVGFMDDVDIAHMIVGEYLNQENKPLSEREYKIADIAEMEGADRNLKIIGRVLRISNIRSFINRAGKEGKVANVLLADETRKIRAVFWTPNIKLLKKFKEGDIIQIEGFQVRGGFAGRKEIHLQPRATIRVLDPEDHPNIPEYREEITPIADIREEDEEVNIIARITRISRIRTFERNGREGKVASMELKDETGKITYTLWNRDTELIKNLPLKEGDAIKVLGAQTRKREGEVYLTHHGLTRIIKGDFKVPEVEEKLLKIGDLHEKRDVNVIGLVTKVHDKINFERADGTTGSLRSLEIMDDTGATRVTLWHEDADLDIKKGDIIKIEGGNVEFDNYTSSHRINTNWNTRIIINPEEDTRLIKVLKEYREHLKPAKISSILEMEEEGEEVDVVGRILSLGDPREFQREDGVGILRSMELADDTGVIRVTLWDEKATTSLNVGDAIKIENARIRIGLYDIELSAGKTARIMKPSPEDMEELPSMEELEDIIYTTKKIDEIEEDDRKIKVIGRIIDLYEPREFQREDGVGILRSMELADDTGVIRVTLWDEKAETPLNIGDAVKIENPSVRYRNENIELSLGRNSQIEVIKGEVEDLPSFEEIEEMVYPYKNIRDLDEESENVKISGELTDLYGDRIISYRCPSCNTRLEVGDENICNVCCEAIDEPRHLLIIPARITDETGEIRITFFGREAEKLLGMKTEEVVNVIKKTGDEGALHDKVEDLDGVHVTVIGNANFDEYNGELRFSPKKIVDINFKIKKGE; encoded by the coding sequence ATGAAAAGGGAAATATTAGACGAATATGAGAAAATAAAAGATAAAATTTCAAAGGAAGAGTTCCTAAAACAACTTGAGGAAAGAAAAAAAGAATACGATGTAGGTTTCATGGATGATGTTGACATAGCCCATATGATAGTGGGCGAATACTTAAACCAAGAAAACAAACCATTATCAGAAAGAGAATATAAGATCGCTGATATAGCGGAGATGGAAGGAGCTGATAGGAACCTTAAAATTATAGGTAGAGTCCTCAGAATATCCAATATAAGGAGCTTCATTAACCGGGCCGGGAAAGAAGGGAAAGTAGCGAATGTCCTATTAGCAGATGAAACCAGGAAGATAAGGGCAGTATTCTGGACACCAAATATAAAGTTACTCAAAAAATTCAAAGAGGGGGACATAATCCAAATAGAAGGCTTCCAAGTGAGAGGGGGGTTCGCTGGCAGAAAAGAAATACACCTACAACCCCGCGCCACAATAAGGGTATTAGACCCAGAAGATCACCCAAACATCCCAGAATACAGGGAAGAAATAACACCCATAGCAGATATCAGAGAAGAAGACGAAGAAGTCAACATCATAGCGAGGATAACACGCATATCAAGGATAAGGACCTTCGAAAGGAATGGTAGAGAAGGCAAAGTAGCATCAATGGAACTAAAAGACGAAACAGGGAAGATAACCTACACACTCTGGAACAGGGACACAGAACTTATAAAAAACCTCCCCTTGAAGGAGGGTGACGCCATAAAAGTACTAGGCGCCCAGACAAGAAAAAGGGAAGGAGAAGTTTACCTGACACACCATGGACTTACAAGGATTATAAAGGGCGACTTCAAAGTCCCAGAGGTGGAGGAGAAACTATTAAAGATAGGAGACCTCCACGAGAAAAGAGACGTGAACGTGATCGGCCTCGTTACAAAAGTCCATGATAAAATAAACTTTGAAAGAGCTGATGGGACAACAGGCTCCCTAAGATCCCTCGAGATAATGGATGATACTGGAGCCACTAGAGTAACACTATGGCATGAGGACGCGGACCTAGACATAAAAAAGGGTGATATAATAAAAATAGAAGGAGGGAACGTTGAATTTGACAATTATACATCATCCCATCGTATAAACACAAACTGGAACACTAGGATAATCATAAACCCTGAAGAGGACACAAGACTCATAAAAGTCCTAAAAGAGTACAGGGAACATCTAAAACCCGCGAAGATATCCTCAATATTAGAAATGGAGGAAGAAGGCGAGGAAGTTGATGTGGTCGGCCGCATATTATCCTTAGGAGACCCAAGGGAGTTTCAAAGGGAGGATGGTGTGGGTATACTCCGGAGTATGGAGTTGGCAGATGATACAGGTGTCATAAGAGTCACATTATGGGATGAGAAAGCAACCACCTCATTAAATGTAGGGGATGCTATAAAAATAGAGAATGCAAGAATCCGCATAGGCTTATATGACATCGAGCTGAGTGCGGGTAAAACCGCAAGGATAATGAAACCATCCCCAGAGGACATGGAGGAACTCCCAAGCATGGAAGAGCTTGAGGATATCATCTACACCACCAAGAAAATCGATGAGATAGAAGAGGATGACAGAAAAATAAAAGTTATCGGCAGGATAATCGACCTTTACGAGCCCAGGGAGTTTCAAAGGGAGGATGGTGTGGGTATACTCCGGAGTATGGAGTTGGCAGATGATACAGGTGTCATAAGAGTCACATTATGGGATGAGAAAGCAGAAACACCCCTCAACATAGGGGATGCTGTGAAGATAGAAAACCCCAGTGTAAGATATAGGAACGAGAACATTGAACTTAGCCTGGGCCGGAATTCCCAGATAGAAGTTATCAAAGGCGAAGTTGAAGATTTACCCAGTTTCGAGGAAATAGAGGAGATGGTCTACCCATATAAGAATATAAGAGACCTTGATGAGGAATCAGAGAATGTGAAAATCTCGGGGGAGTTAACAGACCTCTATGGTGACAGGATAATATCATATCGTTGTCCAAGTTGTAATACACGCCTTGAAGTTGGTGATGAAAACATATGCAATGTTTGTTGCGAGGCAATAGATGAACCACGCCACTTACTCATAATACCGGCTCGTATCACCGATGAGACTGGAGAGATAAGGATAACATTCTTTGGAAGAGAAGCCGAAAAATTGCTCGGAATGAAAACAGAAGAAGTAGTGAATGTTATTAAAAAGACAGGCGATGAAGGAGCTTTACATGATAAGGTTGAGGATCTTGATGGTGTGCATGTGACTGTAATAGGGAATGCGAACTTTGATGAATATAATGGGGAATTAAGATTCAGTCCGAAAAAGATTGTTGATATCAATTTTAAAATCAAAAAAGGAGAATGA
- the nuoE gene encoding NADH-quinone oxidoreductase subunit NuoE, translating into MQKLKEILKAHPGKREDIIPLLQDIQEEYGYLPENVLRELSKSTRVSEGQIYGIATFYAQFRFKPKGRKHVTVCTGTACHVKGSDQIIDTIKRHLKIEEGETTPDHEYSLEAVGCIGCCSLAPCAMINEKVISRIKPRQIKRLLPKKGHRVST; encoded by the coding sequence ATGCAAAAATTGAAAGAGATATTAAAAGCCCACCCTGGTAAAAGGGAGGATATCATCCCATTACTCCAGGACATCCAAGAAGAGTATGGGTACTTACCAGAGAACGTCCTAAGGGAACTTTCAAAGTCCACCAGGGTTAGTGAGGGTCAAATTTATGGTATTGCAACATTCTATGCGCAATTCAGATTCAAACCAAAGGGTAGGAAACATGTGACAGTCTGCACAGGCACAGCATGTCACGTAAAAGGCTCTGACCAGATAATAGACACCATAAAAAGACACCTCAAAATAGAGGAGGGTGAAACCACCCCAGACCATGAATACTCCCTAGAAGCTGTAGGGTGCATCGGCTGCTGCTCACTCGCACCATGCGCCATGATAAACGAAAAAGTAATATCAAGGATAAAACCGAGACAAATAAAAAGATTACTCCCAAAAAAGGGTCATAGAGTGTCAACATGA
- a CDS encoding AEC family transporter, with translation MNSFETVLSIILMVLLGYITKTLGVLSEEDAYSLNRVVVNIAIPSLIFNAIYNSKISTITALLKMPFVSVMVSLLIGVMVFSWTRIAYYNKRRAWSIILPAAMVNSGFMGYPVVLGVFGDAGLLRAILYDMGSVFVFLAMGVLLSFIFGNDYRRILRRTLFFPPLWALFLGVAFNALSLPLGLISHIIDYLSRAAVPLIMISLGLSLDFKVIRSSLKDAAIVSTFRLLISPFLAALIVTLFLFSGLEKSVAIIEAAMPSAMLSMVLSIENDLDISLTAACVFMSTTLSLISLPLIIGLIG, from the coding sequence ATGAATTCCTTTGAGACTGTGCTTTCAATAATTTTGATGGTTTTACTGGGCTATATCACGAAGACCCTGGGTGTTCTCAGTGAAGAGGATGCTTATTCTCTTAATAGGGTGGTTGTGAATATCGCTATACCATCTTTGATCTTTAACGCGATTTATAATTCGAAGATTTCAACTATCACGGCCCTTTTGAAGATGCCTTTTGTTTCTGTGATGGTTAGTCTTTTAATTGGTGTGATGGTGTTTTCCTGGACTAGAATAGCATATTATAATAAGAGGCGGGCTTGGAGTATAATATTGCCAGCTGCCATGGTCAATTCGGGTTTCATGGGCTACCCTGTAGTCTTGGGGGTTTTTGGGGATGCTGGTCTTTTAAGGGCGATATTATATGATATGGGGTCTGTGTTCGTCTTTTTAGCCATGGGGGTCCTGTTATCATTCATCTTTGGTAATGATTATAGGAGGATTCTTAGGAGGACGTTGTTTTTCCCCCCATTGTGGGCTCTTTTCTTGGGAGTGGCGTTTAATGCCCTTAGTTTGCCCCTTGGACTCATATCACATATTATAGATTATCTTTCAAGGGCGGCCGTACCCCTTATAATGATCTCCTTGGGGTTGTCATTAGATTTTAAGGTTATAAGGTCTTCATTGAAGGATGCTGCGATAGTAAGCACCTTTAGACTTCTAATATCACCATTTTTAGCTGCTCTAATTGTAACATTATTCCTATTTTCAGGGTTGGAAAAATCTGTTGCGATTATAGAAGCCGCAATGCCATCCGCCATGCTTAGCATGGTCTTATCCATTGAAAACGACCTTGATATCAGTTTAACCGCTGCTTGTGTATTTATGAGCACAACACTCAGTCTTATAAGCCTGCCACTGATAATAGGCCTTATCGGATGA
- a CDS encoding NADH-ubiquinone oxidoreductase-F iron-sulfur binding region domain-containing protein, which produces MNFEKLVQKAKKEYYSIFQGEPPAILIGSATCGISAGADEIRKVIEDEITRENIKARIIPVGCIGSCYAEPIIGIFKDNREGVFYGPVNKNLTRKIIKKNIIGDEIVKENILGTIWVRETGTGGSFFESDFMRSQSRQILRRCGLINPEDINHYLATGGYTGLLKTLEMGADEIIDAIKRSGLRGRGGAGFPTWLKWDLCRQSDSQERYIICNADEGDPGAFMNRSLLEGDPHSVLEGILIGAHTIKAKKAYIYCRAEYPAALEKLEKAIEDLDKIGLPDIEIIIKRGAGAFVCGEETALIASIEGRRGMPRTRPPFPTTKGLWGKPTVINNVETFAAISLIFQKGVEQFSSMGTESSKGTKTFSLVGDVKRTGLIEVPLGTTLKEVIFDIGGGIKDGGNLKAVQIGGPSGGCLPVSMVDTEIDYDSLTSAGAIMGSGGLVVLSDDTCMVEIARYFLEFTQRESCGKCVPCRLGTQQMLLILDDILQGKGSPGDVETLHEVAEAVKAASLCGLGQTAPNPVLTTLKYFREEYVEHIRGRCPVAYCRELMHYFIDGGRCTGCMACLKACPNNAIVGVKDEVHFIDQGKCLKCGSCMDVCKEGAILKVPGPG; this is translated from the coding sequence ATGAACTTTGAAAAACTCGTCCAGAAAGCGAAAAAAGAATACTATTCAATATTCCAAGGAGAACCACCAGCCATCCTCATAGGCTCGGCCACATGCGGCATATCAGCAGGGGCGGATGAAATCAGAAAAGTAATAGAAGATGAGATAACCAGAGAAAACATTAAAGCGAGGATAATACCCGTCGGATGCATAGGATCATGCTATGCAGAGCCTATCATAGGAATATTCAAAGACAACAGAGAAGGAGTATTCTATGGTCCAGTGAACAAAAACCTCACGAGGAAAATCATCAAAAAGAACATCATAGGGGATGAAATAGTTAAGGAGAACATCCTAGGCACAATATGGGTAAGAGAAACGGGAACAGGGGGTAGTTTTTTCGAATCTGATTTTATGAGGTCACAATCCCGTCAAATACTCAGAAGGTGCGGTCTCATAAACCCAGAGGATATAAACCATTACCTTGCAACAGGAGGCTACACAGGCCTTTTGAAAACTCTTGAAATGGGAGCTGATGAAATCATAGACGCCATTAAAAGATCAGGCTTGCGTGGAAGAGGAGGGGCGGGCTTCCCAACATGGCTAAAATGGGACTTGTGCAGACAATCAGATTCCCAGGAGAGATATATTATATGTAACGCTGATGAAGGAGACCCAGGCGCCTTCATGAATCGTTCACTCCTTGAAGGCGACCCGCACTCTGTACTTGAGGGAATACTAATAGGAGCCCATACAATCAAAGCCAAAAAGGCATACATTTACTGCAGAGCCGAATACCCAGCCGCCTTAGAAAAACTAGAGAAGGCAATAGAGGACTTGGATAAAATAGGCCTCCCAGACATTGAGATAATCATAAAGAGGGGTGCTGGCGCCTTCGTCTGTGGTGAGGAGACAGCTCTCATAGCATCAATTGAAGGCCGAAGGGGCATGCCAAGGACAAGACCACCATTCCCCACAACAAAGGGCCTATGGGGCAAGCCCACAGTAATCAATAACGTGGAAACATTCGCAGCCATCTCATTAATATTTCAAAAAGGTGTCGAACAGTTCAGTTCAATGGGCACAGAATCAAGTAAAGGCACTAAAACATTTTCACTTGTAGGAGATGTTAAAAGAACGGGCCTCATAGAAGTGCCCCTTGGCACAACCCTCAAGGAGGTCATATTTGATATAGGGGGTGGTATAAAAGATGGGGGGAATTTAAAGGCTGTGCAGATTGGGGGGCCATCAGGGGGTTGTCTTCCAGTTTCAATGGTGGATACTGAAATTGATTATGATTCGCTCACTTCAGCGGGGGCTATCATGGGATCGGGTGGACTTGTAGTATTATCAGATGATACTTGTATGGTTGAAATTGCACGCTATTTTCTTGAATTTACACAAAGGGAATCATGTGGTAAATGTGTGCCTTGTCGTCTGGGAACCCAACAGATGCTCTTAATCCTGGATGATATACTCCAGGGGAAGGGGAGCCCAGGGGATGTTGAAACACTCCATGAGGTTGCCGAGGCTGTTAAGGCGGCTTCGCTTTGCGGACTCGGTCAGACGGCGCCGAATCCTGTTCTCACCACCCTTAAATATTTCAGGGAAGAATACGTTGAGCATATTAGGGGAAGGTGCCCGGTGGCATATTGTAGGGAGTTGATGCATTACTTCATTGACGGGGGACGGTGTACAGGGTGCATGGCATGTTTAAAGGCTTGTCCAAATAATGCTATTGTTGGGGTGAAAGATGAAGTACATTTTATAGACCAGGGGAAATGTTTGAAATGCGGTTCTTGTATGGATGTTTGTAAAGAGGGTGCAATATTAAAGGTGCCAGGTCCTGGTTAG